The sequence below is a genomic window from Vespula pensylvanica isolate Volc-1 chromosome 1, ASM1446617v1, whole genome shotgun sequence.
ATCTCTTTTTACTTATacaatagagaaaataaattaagtaGACCTTATTTGCTGGAATTGCAcgtaatcttttaaaaatttcttcaatatCGCTCTGACTAGGTCCAAATTCTGCCATTTTTTGACGTGTTGTCAACGAGATTGCAAGGAACTCTGGGAAGTATGAAGATGGCCAGTGTCTTTTGGCGCTGCTATcgctttattttaaattatatatttacgtatacttacatacataatttcaatataaatacacaataacaataaaaaatccatgaaaacaatgaaaacttcatatttacaatttttttttattaataaatagtgtcaattacttttttaaaacgCTGAATTAAAAACTCgtaaagaaatgatttatttattttgaatgtaattatttttttttatcagtagATGTATCGGAACGTCCTGTATTTGGAGAATCACTTAcatttacttcttcttcctctatttcCAAACTGTTCAGTCTACATAttcaaatatgaaaatatattttatattttatattttgactAAATCGTTCTTATtgcatatacaatataaatacaaatcttACTCGTCTTGTTCTAAACTGTAGAGCATTTGAAAACCAGCATCAAGACTAGGTGGAAATCCCATATCTGGATCTAATAATTGAAGTGTTGGTACTTCTCGGTAAACATTACCAAATTCATCTAATTCATCTAATTGCAATTTACTAGCTGCCTCATCCAAAACTATTCTACAAATTAGAGCAAACTTAAGAGCGTTGATATCAagattcaattaattatttttttccctattacttataatatataaacttactcgatattaaattttatttacctttGTTTTTCCATCATTgtttctaccttttttttcatattttcttcaaatcttaaaatatattcctgATAATAATCATGTATTGCTGTTACTCCGCCTATTCCTGTTTCTAATAAGACTCTTTCCATAGCAtcctgaaataaaatataaaactgtaaaatacaaaatcttcatattttcttagttatatttaacataataattttactgGGAATCCATGATCTTCTTGTTCAGCTGCTACTTTCAATAGAAGTGtcattcttttcaaaaaatgaTCAGCAATGTCAGTAAGCGTTTCTATAGCTAGATCCGATGAATGTTCAAAACCTATATGAGCTAATAAAACGATTACAGCatgtttcaataaattatgCGCTGTTTCTGATGTTAAATGATGAACAGTAGAGGAATTCTTGAATGTGTCtctgaaaaaataatctaaatttaTCACTCAAATAcagttaattaatatcaacaattacatacgatatattatacatacgtttcAACATCTGCAGATAAAAATCGGAAAAGATTACATGGTACTTTAGATTCTTCTTGAGAATCTTCTGCTTCGATTATAGATAAATTTCCTAATACAGTTCCTTCATCctatttataacgattatactaattaaattacattgatagaatatcgattatttaaatagattGGTTACTTACCATCATTCTTAATTGTTGATGAAAGTTAATAGTATTTAATACATGAAAGTTTCCTATAGGAAGCCTAAATAAATagttcaatattattatataacatctGTATTAAAGTTATACTATATATCATACTACTATCGCAATATATCCTTACTGTATATATTCTGGTTGTCGATCAATCTGATAATCACAATCAGTATTATTTGCTTCATCCATAACTTGTCTCCaaacattttctataatatctggagtaattatttcttgtttcaaaGTTTCTCGAGGAGGCAGTTCTCCCCATAAGACTGTACTTCCA
It includes:
- the LOC122635295 gene encoding STAGA complex 65 subunit gamma-like codes for the protein METMKSSKGHGSTVLWGELPPRETLKQEIITPDIIENVWRQVMDEANNTDCDYQIDRQPEYIQLPIGNFHVLNTINFHQQLRMMDEGTVLGNLSIIEAEDSQEESKVPCNLFRFLSADVETDTFKNSSTVHHLTSETAHNLLKHAVIVLLAHIGFEHSSDLAIETLTDIADHFLKRMTLLLKVAAEQEDHGFPDAMERVLLETGIGGVTAIHDYYQEYILRFEENMKKKVETMMEKQRIVLDEAASKLQLDELDEFGNVYREVPTLQLLDPDMGFPPSLDAGFQMLYSLEQDELNSLEIEEEEVNVSDSPNTGRSDTSTDKKK